In Granulicella mallensis MP5ACTX8, the sequence GTATGCCTGATTACCTTCGTCGTCGGCATTACGCTGTGGAAGCATGGTCTGCATCTGGACATGTCGCAGGTCCGCCTTCGGGGAGTCTCCGCGCAGCAGGTACGGATGGGCGTCATGCTGGCGATCTTTAGCTTCGTGGGTTTCGAGAGCGCGACGACCCTTGGTGCGGAGGCCCGCGAACCTCTGAAGACGATTCCTCGCGCTGTGATCCAAAGTGCGCTGCTGGCGGGTTTATTTTTTATCGTTTGCGCGTATGGTGAGGTGCTTGGATTCCACGGAGCCTCCACAACGCTGGATGCCAGCGCCGCGCCGTTTCACTACCTCTCCGCGCAGGCTGGTGTCAGGTTTGTCGGCCCGATCATCGATGCGGGCGTGCTCGTCAGCATGCTGGCGGCGACGCTGGCCTGCGTCATCGCGGCCTCGCGCGTTCTGCTGCTGATGGCGCACCACGGTTTGGCGCATAGCCGTTTCGGAGTGACGCACGCCCGGAACGAGACGCCCGGTATGGCCAGTATTCTTGCCGCGATACTCGCCTTTGTGCCTGTAGGAGTGCTCGCTCATCGAGGAGCCAGCGGAGCCGATATCTATGGCTGGATGGGCACGCTCGCCGTCTTTGGCTTTCTTACGGCGTACACGCTGGCGGCGATTGCGCTCGCCGTACATCTGCGGCGAGAGCAGCGTCTGGGCGTGGTGTCAGGTTTGCTCGCCGCTGTTGCTACAGCGGCGATGATCGCTGCGCTGCTGTGGAATATCTTTCCCGTGCCGCCTGCGCCACAGCGGTATTTTCCTTACATCTACCTTGCGTACCTGGTGTTAGCGATGGCCTGGTATGGGATCAGCAAGCGGCGTGAAGCGTAGAAGCCTGCGCGCGAGCCCTGAAGAGCATATTTCTATTGGCCTGAGATGAATTCTCAGTTATTCTTTGGTTATCGCAACAGTTCATGGGACGCAATCTGCTGCCCTCATCCAGTATCTGGCTTCGAACTTAACCATTCGATCAAATGCATTTTTGCATTTAGTCGAATCGCTCAGTAAGTGTCCTTGAGGCACGGCGCGGAGTTGTACCTGCCGTCGAAACTAGAACGTACAACCCCGGAATACAGGGGGCTGTCCCTCCGTTTTCAGACGTACCGATTACACAGGAAACGAGTTTCAGAACAACGGCCGCTGGGCTGCATGCGATACGTGTCTCTTCTTTGCAGCTCTCCCGTAGGTTCTTCCCAGGAGGTAACACCTTGCTCTCCCTACGCAGAATGGCCGCGGCCTTTGCTCTTTCCACCCTCTGTCTCTTCCTGCTTGCGCCGAGTGTTGCGCGAGCGCAGCAGACTCTCGGGGGGATCGTTGGAACAGTGACCGATCCTTCGGGAAGCGTTGTGCCTGGGGTGCAGGTGAAGGCTGTTTCGGACGATACCAAGCTTACCCGCACCGCGCAGTCCAGCGCACAAGGTTCCTACACACTGAATGACCTGCCTATCGGTAAGTACACTCTGACGTTTACGCGAGACGGTTTTTCAAGCCAGAGATATCCCGGCATCCTGGTCCAGGCTGACCGTACGATCACTCTTCCGGCGCAGCTTGCGGTGGGAGCTGTATCGGATTCCGTAACCGTCGATGTCAATCCGCTGCTCAATGCGACCGACACCACGAACGGCTATGTGCTCGATAAGTCTCAGATTGAGGCGATTCCTCTGCCGACCGGCAGCTTTACGGGTGTAGCGATTCTCTCGCCTGGAGTTAACTCCGAACTTGCGGGTGGTACGGGCGCGAACTCCGGCCTGGGCAATGCTCCCATCTGGGCCAATGGCCAACGCGATACCAGCAACAGCTTCTCGTTGAATGGCGTCGACGCCAGCAGCCTGTTCAACGGCAAGAGCACCAGCCAGGTGGGTTCGGCTCGCGTAATCAATAGCACGGGGGTTTCCACCAGCAATGGCGCGGCTGGCGTCATTCAATCCGCAGCCTCGATCTATCTCTCGATCGGCAACGCCATTCCTACTCCGGCTCCTGAGACGATTGCCGAGGTTCGGGTCAACGCTTCGATGTATGACGCCCAGCAGGGCTCCACCTCTGGTGCGCATATCGACATGAGCACTGCCTCCGGCACGAACACCTATCACGGCACGCTTTATGGCCGTCGTGGCACGAACTGGATCAATGCCGCGCCCTTCTTCTTCAAGAACGATATGGATGTTCCCGACAACCTGAAGAACCCCGAGCTGCACCGCTATCTTGTCGGCGGCACGTTCGGTGGTCCCATCATCAAGGACAAGCTCTTCGGTTTTCTCTCCTACCAGCATCTGCACGTCTCCGATCAGGAGATCGGGGACTCCTTCATGAACGTCCCCGTCGGCCTCTCCGACAGCACTCGTAGCGCCTCAGGCTTTGCGAGCATCGTGAACGCACAATTTCCAGATGCCAACCAGACTCTTAGTGCCGGCAACATCGATCGGACGGCCCTGGCTCTTTTCAATTCGCCCGCACTGCCCGGGGAGCCCGGAAAGTGGCTCATTCCCAATGACACCGGATCGGCAAGCCTGTCTCCGACGCATCCCTTCAACGCCTTCCTTCCGGGAACCGGCCGCTTCAAGGCGGACATGCTGGTCGCGAACCTCGACTACAACGCTACGACGAAAGACACCATTGCGTTGAAATACTACTACCAGCACGATCCCACGCTTGCGCCCTACTCCTACTCCAATGTTCCCGGCTTCACCGAGCACCTCGACTCCGGCGCGCAGGTCTTCTCTATCGTCAACACCTACCTGGTGAAGTCCAACCTGAGTACGACAGAGACGCTGGGTTTCCTGCGCGAGAAGACCTGGGGCGACAACGAGCAGCCCTTCGGTCCGAGCGCTATCCCCGGCGGTTCGGAGGGTAATGTCTCGATTAACGAATTTGGGTCGAACTACTTTCCCGGTGTTTCGATTGTGAATGTATTGGGCAGTGCTGCAGCCAACGCCGGTCTCTCCGGCACGGGCATTCTGAACATCGGCCCCAATGCGGAAGGGCAATCGTCGAACACGGGTGTCTTTCAGAACCGCTTGCAGCCTACCGGCAATGCGATCTGGACGATCGGCAAACACACGGTCAGCTTCGGAACGAGCTACAGCTATACCCAGCTCAACACCATCGACAAGCGTACGGGCACCGGTACCGTCGCCACGGACGATCTGAGTGCGTTTGCGCAAGGCTACGTCACTCCTGGCAGCTCTTCTACGAGCTTCTATGTCAGCTCTTTCCTGCAGGGCGATGCCAGCCGTTACTATCGGGCGAACCAGATTGGAAGCTACGTGCAGGACAAGTTCCAGGTCACGCCGACTCTCAGCTTGACGGCCGGTGTGCGCTACGACTGGGACGGTGGACTAACGGAGAAGCAGGGTCGCATCTTCAACTTCGATTTCCCCGATGCCAGCCACCCCAACGATCCGAACGCCTATCAGTACAACGCGGTAGCGGACGTGATCACGCAGCCCGGCTTCATCATCGCCGGTAACAATGCGAACGGTACTTCAGGTGTAAGTCCAACGACTCTTACCGGCCGCCAATGGGGGATTGGTCCGCGTATCGGGGCAGCCTGGCAGCCCGAGATGTTCCATAACAAAGTCGTTATTCGTAGTGGCTTTGGCATGTACTACGACCGTGGCGAGCTGTTCAGCTATTTCTCGCCCGGATATGCGATCGGCACCGTTACCGGCGGGCCCTTCGGCGTCAACCAGCAGCTTCCTTTTGTCACTGCGCAGAACTGCCCGAACAACACTCTCTACGACTATTACATTCCTACCTGCGGCACGAATAACCTCGGGCCGGGTAACACGAACGACCCTTTCTCCCCTCCGAACCAGACGCCTACGGCGGCAACCGGTAACCTGGCTAATCCTTATACGAATGTTCAGTCCGCGGCCCCCTCCAATCCCAAGGCCTCTGACCTGAGTAAGTACCTGCCTAACCTGGGGGAGATTAACAACGGAGGGCGGCCGATCTCGCTGGGCGTTTATGATCGTGGCAACAAGCTGCCCTATACCTATAACTACACGCTGGACGTTCAATGGCAGCCACGCAACGACCTGGCCGTTGAGTTTGGCTACGTTGGCAATCTTGGCCGTCACCAGGTCATCCCTGTTCCGTTCAACCAGCCGGGAATTGCTTCACCTACGAGTCCTATTCATGGCGAAACTCTCTCCTACGGTTACAACGTAGGCGGAGCTACGCTGAATAATGGCAGTAGCTACGACACCGATTATGAGGGAGGCAACGTCGACCATCGCGTTCCTTATATCGGCTATGCAGCGGAATCGATCGACTATAAGGCTGCCGGTGTCGATGCCTATAACGCGCTGACGGCCCACATTGAAAAACGTATGAGCCACGGCCTGCAGGTCGCTGCTTCTTACACCTACTCCCATGCGCTCGACGAACAGAGCGGGCTGGGACTTTTCTATAACGGCAATAACCCGCTCAATCTGCGCGACGGGTACGCTTCGTCCGACTTTGACCGCACGCATGTCATCAACTTCAACTACGTTTACAAGCTGCCGGATTTTGCTACCAAGTTCACCGCTAAAGGCTACCTGGAAAATGGCTGGTCGCTGGTCGGCCTTACCGTGCTGCAGAGCGGTCAACCTTACAGCGTCATCGATTTCAGCGGTGCCATCGGCAGCGTTTACTACGGTGTCAGCGACGGCATTACCAACCCCATTGTGCCGCTGGCTCCTGGCTGTACGCCGAAGAATGCCAAGACCGGTCTCTCCGGAGCGTTTGGAGACTTTGCTCTCAAGACCTCCTGCTTCGCTATCCCGGTGCTGCCGGCGGGAGGCTTGAATGGCGCTATCCCCGCCTCCGATCCTTACGAAACCAACTTCACTACCGGACAACGCAATATCTTCCGCCAGGCCTTCCAGAAGCGTGCGGATGCTTCCCTGGTCAAGGTCACCAGCATCACCGATCGTTACAGCCTCAAGTACACGTTCGATGTCTACAACCTCACCAACACCAGCAGCTTCGATGTTCCTGGCAACGAGGTGTCGCAGAACCAGAACTACAATGGATTCCCGGTCGCTGGGACCCCGGTTCTACCCACATCCTGCAATGCCAGCAACACGGGTTTCTATAACTGCCCCTTTAGTCTTGGTTCTGTCACCCACACCATCGGCAGCGCGCGCCAGATTCAGATGTCGTTGCAGTTGAGTTTCTGACGCGGTTCATCTCTGAAGCATAAAATGGCGAAGCCTACGGGCTTCGCCATTTTTGTTTCGCTATCCGGAGGATGACTTGCGGGGGTGAGTTGATGAAGATCGCCAAATAACAGCTTCATGCCTTCTTTAGGCATACTTATCTATCCTTATAGAGGAGAGATTTTTGTCCGTTCGCTTCAGATCCGTCATCGCCACACTCGCAGCCTGCGTATTGGTTGTTGCGTTCGGGGCTATCAACGTCCGGCATACGTTGGGCCTCGCGACCACGATTCCGCTCTATATGCTGCTGACGCTCCTGGTGGCATGGCGAGTCGGCTTTCGCGCAGCCATGGTGGTATCGATCTGCGCTACGGTGAGCCTGGACCTGTTTTTTGCGCAGCCGCTCTTTACGCTTCGCGTCGCTGCGCCAGAAAACATTACGGCCCTCGCCACATTCATCTGCGTGTCGCTGCTGGTGAGTTATCTATCCCATACGGTGAAACGGACAGATCAGGCCCTGCAGCGTCATGATGAGCAGCAGTTGGCGCTCTATGAGTTGTTGCAGCGTATGTTGCTCCTGGACTGGAGAGAGTCCGTCGGCATCCATCTCAGCATGCTGGTGCAGCAGTGCTTTCATCTCGACGGTGTCGGCCTCTGGGAGGCCCATGAAGAACGCTTTTCCTGGACTGGCGACGCTGAAGGGGCCGCCGCGGCTCTGAGAGCGGCCTTGTTGGCAGACCGTGATGTCGATTCCGAAAGCAGGAAAGAAGCGATCCGTGTGCTGCGTTCCGGAACACGTCCGGTCGGGGCGGTGCTATTGCGTGGCGACTTGATCGATCCGCTGATGGCCAGCGCGGTCGGCACGCTGATGGCCTCCGCACTGGAACGGGCGCGCGCGCTCAAAGCAGAGGTTGTGGCCGAGTCGGAAAAGCTCTCTGAGCAGCTTCGTTCTGCGGTGCTCGATGGGCTGGCGCACGCGGTGAAGACACCGCTGACGACGATTGCTATTTCGAGTGCGGGACTCTCCGAGATTGGCGGACTTACGCCGGTCCAGATCGAACTCGTCGATCTCATCGAAGGACAGGCTTCCCGGCTGTCGAGCCTTACCAATAAGTTGCTTCGTACCTCCAGGCTTGATGTCGGCGAGATGAGATTGCAACGGAAGCCGCTGGAGCTGCGTGCGCTATTGCAGGCGACGATCGAAGAGCTGGGCTCGGAGTTCGATACCGAACGGCTTCATACGCACTTTGAAGAAGGGCTGGCTATCGAGGGGGATCGTGAGTTGCTCAGTATGGCCCTGGCCCAGATTCTCGAGAACGCGCTGAAGTATAGCCCCGCAGCCTCTGCGATTGAGTTGTCCGCGAAGGCAGATGGGGGCTCCGTGATTCTTTCGATTCACAATGACGGCTCTTACATTCCGGTTGAAGAGCGGGCTTTGATCTTCCGACGCTTCTACCGCAGCCAGGATGTGGAGCATCGTGCTCCTGGCACGGGAATTGGGCTTTCCGTCGCGTTGCGAGCCGTCGAAGCGCATGGCGGCGAGTTATGGGTGGAGAGCGAGCGCGATACGGGAACGACTTTCTCTATCTCGCTCCCCGCTAAAGGTCTTTCTATTTCGTTATCTGCATAAAGGAGAAGCCAGTGACACAAGGCTCGGTACTAATCGTTGAGGATGATTCTGCTCTAAGGCACAGTTTGCACAGCACACTGCAGGCCCTTGGATTTACTGTGGCCGATGCCTCCAATGGAGAGAACGGCTTGCTGGAGCTGCGTAAGACCGCTTATGACGTCGTGCTGCTCGATCTGAATATGCCGGGTATCGGAGGCATGGCAACCTGCCACAAGATGCGGGAGGCTTATCCGCGGCTGCCTATTATCGTGTTGACCGTTCGCGACAAGGAAGAAGATAAAGTGCTCGCGCTGGATGCTGGCGCTGATGACTATGTCACCAAGCCCTTCCAGTTATCTGAGCTGGCCGCACGCATTCGCGCCGCTGTTCGCCGGGTGCGCACTCCGGTAGGAGAAGATACACGCGCGATACAGATTGGCGATGTGGCGATCGATCCGGTTACGCACCGCGTTACGAAGCGCGATGAAGAGTTGCATATGACGCCTAAGGAGTTTGAGCTGCTGCATCTGCTGATGCAGCATGCTGGAAAGCCGCTCGCGCATAATCGTCTGTTGAAGACGATCTGGGGATCGGAGTATGGCGGAGAGCGGGAGTATCTGCGGACCTATATCAGCCAGTTGCGCAAGAAGATTGAGGATGATCCTGCGGCGCCGCAGTATCTTCTTACAGAGAATTATGTCGGTTATAGATTTAGGCAGGAGTAAGTATTTGGGGTATGGCTCAAGCAGCCATACCTCAATTAGTTTATTCGTAGTCTCTAACATCGTTCTATCTCTCCACTGAAACGTCATCCTGAGCGCAGCGTCCCAGTTTTTGGGACGCGGAGTCGAAGGACCTCGAGGGGCATAATCCCTGCCCAAGCTCTCCGGACCTTTTCTACCTCGAGCGCTCGAGCCCGGACTTTCGTGGTGGAAAAGATCCCGACGGTATGGGTGAGATCAAACCCCTCGGGGTCCTTCGACTGCGCACCTCGCAGAAAGCGCGAGGCGCTCCGCTCAGGATGACGCTTTTGTGGGAAACAAGAAAGACGGGACATCTATCCTGGTTTTGCGTTACATCGTTGTGATCCAGAGCAACGGCTGCCGAACAGGGAAGTTGCGGATGATCTCCGCAGTCTTCGGATCGGGCGGAAGTGTGCGCCAGAGGGCGATGAACTTCGGCTCGCTATACGCCAGGCCAGCGAAGAGCAGGCTGGGCTGGCGGTTGGGCATGTCGTCGAAGTACTCCACGTCCTTGGGGTAGGGCCACTTGCTCTTTTCCTGGATGAACGGGAACATGAAGTCGACGGCCTTCCTATAGCGATTGCCATTGGGCAGAGCGAACTGCCAGAGGTCGTTGGCTGAGCCGTCGTTCGTGGAGATGAGCTGGCAGAGGATGGCCGTTACGTCGAGGTCGAAGAGCGAATAGCTATAGGGCTTGGTGCGCGCCAGCTCCAGAGGGAAGCTGCCGTTGGGCGCGAGCTGGTCGGGCATCAGGTTTTCTTTGAAGCGCTTGCGGCAGAGGGCGATGGCGTCCTGATTGCCGGTGTAGACGGCGAACGCCGCAGCCTGCGCGACCCAGCAGGTGCCGTGATTGTTCTTGGCGAGTTCTTCCTCAATGCCGTTTTTGGAGGTGCTCATCCAGTCGAGATATTGCGCGAACCACTCGTGCAAACCCTGGATCTCCGCAGGTGTGAGGACGTTGGCCTTCTCGATGTGTCGCATCGCGCGCGTGACCTCGATGAGATGCAGCGTATCGATGATGCCGGTACCGCGGCCGGGACTGACCCCGAAGATCGCCTGCGCATATTGCAGGTTGGGGTTCATCTTCGTTGCCGGATCGAGGAACCAGGCACGCAGATGGAGCGCGGCATGTTTGGCGTAGCGAGTGTCTTTGGTGAGCAGCCAGGCGGCTGTCAGCGCGGGGACGTGCAGGCTCAGGCGAATGAGGGCTTCACGATGGTCGTTGAAGTTCTGGGGGTTGGAGAGGCCGTCGCGGCGGATGTAGGGGCCGCCGGGGTTCTTCGGGTCCGGCCACCAGTAGTCGCCCTCGGAGAAGTAGTCGTGCGGGCCTCCGGTGCTGCGTGGCGAGTGTGATGCAGTGAGAGTGATCGGCGGTTGCGGAAGGTACTCATTCGCGGCGCGCAGGATTCGGTCGTGGTCGATGCGAGCGATCTCTTTTGCTGTGATTAGAGGGGCCGCTGTGGCTGCGAGTGCGCGCAACTGGGGTGTGAGTGCCAGTGCGGCGGCGGAGAGCGTAAAGCGGCGGCGATCGATCATGATGGCTCCTGGTGAGCTGAAAGACTTTGGATTCAGCTACGAGCTATGAGGTGACGAGCTACGAGGGGCGGAGGTGGTGCCGTCAGAGGATGGAGACGAAGGCGGCTGGGATGCCTTCGGTGACGACGCCTACCGTGTTGGCTCCGTTGTTGCGCTGCAGGCTGATCTGGGAGCGTCCGTTGTACATCTGCACAACGCGGGAGCCGGTGGAGGTTCCGAGGTTGTCGATCAGCTTGCCGCTGCCCGCAAGCGTGTAGTGAACGATCGCATGCGAGTCGAGGCAGAGCACGCCGTTGGCGTCTATTAACGTGGCTTCGACGGTGGCCTTGTCTCCCTCGCGCGCAAGCTCACGCAGCACCAGCTTTGCGGGCTTGCCCCACTTGGCGGTCTGGTACTCGAATTCGATCTCGTCGGTGAGGGTGATGCCGTTTTTCTTCGCGATGACGCGCAGATGGTTCTTGCCGGGCACGAAGTTGGCCATCCAGCGCAGACCGGCGGCAGGGAAGTTCTGGCTGTCACGTTGCTTGGTGCCCACGGATTTGCCGTTGACAAAGAGTTCGGCGGACGGGCAGTTGGAGTAGACCTTCACCATGCGCTGCTCGTCTTCCGCACCCCAGCGTACCGGCCATGAGTGGCCGTAGAGATGCACCATCGGCTCTTCGCTCCAATAGGACTGGAAGACGAAGTAGCCTTCCTTCAACGTCATATCGCGTTCGAGCAGACCCTTCTGGTTGATGCGCGGAACAGGATTTTCTGCGCGCAACGGAGTCGTGAAGTCCTTGAAGATCCACTGTGCGGAGCCGGTAAACCAGGGCAGGGTCTCCTGCACCTTGAGGTGCCAGTCGAAGAGGTTGCAGGCGTAGCTCTCGGACCAGTCGCCGTCCTTGGAGATGCGCGGCGCGCCGCCGGTGGGCAGGTAGTCGAGGCCGCGTTCGTCGGTGCCTGTGCCGGTGGCGATCCTGGCGAGAGAGGCGTCGGGGTTTTCGGAGTGGCGGCGGGCGTGGCTGTCCGCGCCCCATTCGATGTGGATGAAGTGTTTGACGCGCTCGCGTTCGGTCTCAAGCGACTGCTGATATTCGGTATAGACTCCGCGATACCAGCCCGCCCAGATGGAGGGCGAATACACGTCGGGAATGTCGCGTGCGAAGTCGCAGCGGCGGAAGGAGGTGACACGCGTGGAGTCGAGGCTGTGTGCGAGCTCGTTCATCTCCTGCATGAAGCTGCGGATGGCCTGCTGGTCGAGCGTGGGATATTCGTTGGGCCAGTCATCCTCATTGCCCAGTCCCCACATCAGAATGGAGGGATGGTTGTAGTGCTGGTCGATCAGGTGCGCGAGCATGGTGCGCGTCTGTTGCTTCCACTGCTCATCGCCGATACCGGCGCGACACCATGGTGCTTCTTCCCAGACGAGGATGCCGAGTTCGTCGCAGAGGTCGAGCACCTGGCTGGTCTGCTGATAGTGGCCGAGACGGATGAAGTTGGCGCCCATCTTCTTGACCAACTCCATCTCCTTGCGGACCAGGTCGTCAGGCTGCGCGGCGGCATAACCGGCGTGGTCCATGTGGCGCTGCGTGCCGCGTAGCAGAAGACGTTCGCCGTTCAATTTGAAAGGCCCGTGGTCGACCCATTCCGTGTGCTTCAGGCCGAAGCGCTCCGTCATCTCGCTGTCGCCGTGCTCGCTGCTGAGTTTGACGCTGCAGGTGTACAGGTGTGGTGTCTTTGGCGACCAGAGCTTCGGTGCGGTGATCTCGAAGGAGGCAATCTCTGTCTCGTCGTTCCACGTGGCGAGGGTCTTCGTCGCCTGATGGACGGTCTTGCCGTCGGCGTCGTTCACGCGGATCGCCAGGGTTACATTGCCCGAAAGCTTCGTCGGATTGTGGAGGCGGCCTTGTAGAGCGACTTTGGTTGGAGCGCCGAGAGCTACTGTCGGTGTGATGTGGAGTGATTCGAACGATA encodes:
- a CDS encoding APC family permease; the protein is MDSSTVATISDGPETATSPSYGLRQQVLSPLETLAQSISLIAPSTTPTLTVPLVFGLCGAGTGLAYLIALAAIVLVALCVASFARESASPGSLYSYTRSSLSPAWSALTAWALFFAYVMTASSVIGGFLNYAYIFLDEYHVHVSPVLLSLVAAGGAMAVAYRDVKVSTEMMLWIEAISVCLITFVVGITLWKHGLHLDMSQVRLRGVSAQQVRMGVMLAIFSFVGFESATTLGAEAREPLKTIPRAVIQSALLAGLFFIVCAYGEVLGFHGASTTLDASAAPFHYLSAQAGVRFVGPIIDAGVLVSMLAATLACVIAASRVLLLMAHHGLAHSRFGVTHARNETPGMASILAAILAFVPVGVLAHRGASGADIYGWMGTLAVFGFLTAYTLAAIALAVHLRREQRLGVVSGLLAAVATAAMIAALLWNIFPVPPAPQRYFPYIYLAYLVLAMAWYGISKRREA
- a CDS encoding carboxypeptidase-like regulatory domain-containing protein, which codes for MLSLRRMAAAFALSTLCLFLLAPSVARAQQTLGGIVGTVTDPSGSVVPGVQVKAVSDDTKLTRTAQSSAQGSYTLNDLPIGKYTLTFTRDGFSSQRYPGILVQADRTITLPAQLAVGAVSDSVTVDVNPLLNATDTTNGYVLDKSQIEAIPLPTGSFTGVAILSPGVNSELAGGTGANSGLGNAPIWANGQRDTSNSFSLNGVDASSLFNGKSTSQVGSARVINSTGVSTSNGAAGVIQSAASIYLSIGNAIPTPAPETIAEVRVNASMYDAQQGSTSGAHIDMSTASGTNTYHGTLYGRRGTNWINAAPFFFKNDMDVPDNLKNPELHRYLVGGTFGGPIIKDKLFGFLSYQHLHVSDQEIGDSFMNVPVGLSDSTRSASGFASIVNAQFPDANQTLSAGNIDRTALALFNSPALPGEPGKWLIPNDTGSASLSPTHPFNAFLPGTGRFKADMLVANLDYNATTKDTIALKYYYQHDPTLAPYSYSNVPGFTEHLDSGAQVFSIVNTYLVKSNLSTTETLGFLREKTWGDNEQPFGPSAIPGGSEGNVSINEFGSNYFPGVSIVNVLGSAAANAGLSGTGILNIGPNAEGQSSNTGVFQNRLQPTGNAIWTIGKHTVSFGTSYSYTQLNTIDKRTGTGTVATDDLSAFAQGYVTPGSSSTSFYVSSFLQGDASRYYRANQIGSYVQDKFQVTPTLSLTAGVRYDWDGGLTEKQGRIFNFDFPDASHPNDPNAYQYNAVADVITQPGFIIAGNNANGTSGVSPTTLTGRQWGIGPRIGAAWQPEMFHNKVVIRSGFGMYYDRGELFSYFSPGYAIGTVTGGPFGVNQQLPFVTAQNCPNNTLYDYYIPTCGTNNLGPGNTNDPFSPPNQTPTAATGNLANPYTNVQSAAPSNPKASDLSKYLPNLGEINNGGRPISLGVYDRGNKLPYTYNYTLDVQWQPRNDLAVEFGYVGNLGRHQVIPVPFNQPGIASPTSPIHGETLSYGYNVGGATLNNGSSYDTDYEGGNVDHRVPYIGYAAESIDYKAAGVDAYNALTAHIEKRMSHGLQVAASYTYSHALDEQSGLGLFYNGNNPLNLRDGYASSDFDRTHVINFNYVYKLPDFATKFTAKGYLENGWSLVGLTVLQSGQPYSVIDFSGAIGSVYYGVSDGITNPIVPLAPGCTPKNAKTGLSGAFGDFALKTSCFAIPVLPAGGLNGAIPASDPYETNFTTGQRNIFRQAFQKRADASLVKVTSITDRYSLKYTFDVYNLTNTSSFDVPGNEVSQNQNYNGFPVAGTPVLPTSCNASNTGFYNCPFSLGSVTHTIGSARQIQMSLQLSF
- a CDS encoding sensor histidine kinase, coding for MSVRFRSVIATLAACVLVVAFGAINVRHTLGLATTIPLYMLLTLLVAWRVGFRAAMVVSICATVSLDLFFAQPLFTLRVAAPENITALATFICVSLLVSYLSHTVKRTDQALQRHDEQQLALYELLQRMLLLDWRESVGIHLSMLVQQCFHLDGVGLWEAHEERFSWTGDAEGAAAALRAALLADRDVDSESRKEAIRVLRSGTRPVGAVLLRGDLIDPLMASAVGTLMASALERARALKAEVVAESEKLSEQLRSAVLDGLAHAVKTPLTTIAISSAGLSEIGGLTPVQIELVDLIEGQASRLSSLTNKLLRTSRLDVGEMRLQRKPLELRALLQATIEELGSEFDTERLHTHFEEGLAIEGDRELLSMALAQILENALKYSPAASAIELSAKADGGSVILSIHNDGSYIPVEERALIFRRFYRSQDVEHRAPGTGIGLSVALRAVEAHGGELWVESERDTGTTFSISLPAKGLSISLSA
- a CDS encoding response regulator transcription factor; its protein translation is MTQGSVLIVEDDSALRHSLHSTLQALGFTVADASNGENGLLELRKTAYDVVLLDLNMPGIGGMATCHKMREAYPRLPIIVLTVRDKEEDKVLALDAGADDYVTKPFQLSELAARIRAAVRRVRTPVGEDTRAIQIGDVAIDPVTHRVTKRDEELHMTPKEFELLHLLMQHAGKPLAHNRLLKTIWGSEYGGEREYLRTYISQLRKKIEDDPAAPQYLLTENYVGYRFRQE
- a CDS encoding alginate lyase family protein, which produces MIDRRRFTLSAAALALTPQLRALAATAAPLITAKEIARIDHDRILRAANEYLPQPPITLTASHSPRSTGGPHDYFSEGDYWWPDPKNPGGPYIRRDGLSNPQNFNDHREALIRLSLHVPALTAAWLLTKDTRYAKHAALHLRAWFLDPATKMNPNLQYAQAIFGVSPGRGTGIIDTLHLIEVTRAMRHIEKANVLTPAEIQGLHEWFAQYLDWMSTSKNGIEEELAKNNHGTCWVAQAAAFAVYTGNQDAIALCRKRFKENLMPDQLAPNGSFPLELARTKPYSYSLFDLDVTAILCQLISTNDGSANDLWQFALPNGNRYRKAVDFMFPFIQEKSKWPYPKDVEYFDDMPNRQPSLLFAGLAYSEPKFIALWRTLPPDPKTAEIIRNFPVRQPLLWITTM
- a CDS encoding glycoside hydrolase family 2 protein; the encoded protein is MPPTFSSPSRRQFLKSLAATAAVAQGAIPLRASIVRPFLAAADASSTSLKLDQPWEYYQGPLAGPWAVWHGDEIAVWEKISLPHCFNHYDACDPDTPYYRGHGWYRTHIPATNPLKNGRTLLHFEGAGQTSQVYIGTKLIGTHVGGYDEFVYDITDALATATPVPGAAVTKGKENGIALAVLCDNSQDLERSPSDLSDFSLYGGLYRHVHLVYAPAVSFESLHITPTVALGAPTKVALQGRLHNPTKLSGNVTLAIRVNDADGKTVHQATKTLATWNDETEIASFEITAPKLWSPKTPHLYTCSVKLSSEHGDSEMTERFGLKHTEWVDHGPFKLNGERLLLRGTQRHMDHAGYAAAQPDDLVRKEMELVKKMGANFIRLGHYQQTSQVLDLCDELGILVWEEAPWCRAGIGDEQWKQQTRTMLAHLIDQHYNHPSILMWGLGNEDDWPNEYPTLDQQAIRSFMQEMNELAHSLDSTRVTSFRRCDFARDIPDVYSPSIWAGWYRGVYTEYQQSLETERERVKHFIHIEWGADSHARRHSENPDASLARIATGTGTDERGLDYLPTGGAPRISKDGDWSESYACNLFDWHLKVQETLPWFTGSAQWIFKDFTTPLRAENPVPRINQKGLLERDMTLKEGYFVFQSYWSEEPMVHLYGHSWPVRWGAEDEQRMVKVYSNCPSAELFVNGKSVGTKQRDSQNFPAAGLRWMANFVPGKNHLRVIAKKNGITLTDEIEFEYQTAKWGKPAKLVLRELAREGDKATVEATLIDANGVLCLDSHAIVHYTLAGSGKLIDNLGTSTGSRVVQMYNGRSQISLQRNNGANTVGVVTEGIPAAFVSIL